The Vidua macroura isolate BioBank_ID:100142 unplaced genomic scaffold, ASM2450914v1 whyUn_scaffold_146, whole genome shotgun sequence genome includes a region encoding these proteins:
- the LOC128802680 gene encoding LOW QUALITY PROTEIN: deleted in malignant brain tumors 1 protein-like (The sequence of the model RefSeq protein was modified relative to this genomic sequence to represent the inferred CDS: deleted 4 bases in 4 codons), whose amino-acid sequence MAAGFGAPRYLRAHLGLLLHLWGLCGVPPGAALPSSGATPEPSGEPEEGQVRLAGGPHRCAGRVEVFHAGRWGTVCDDTWDLADAAVTCRQVRCGPALWAPGAAQFGRGSGAIWLDQTNCSGSEAHLAQCPAHTWGRNDCQHGGGRRRRVRRLAGAGAALTCAWPGAGTAARGRVELLHLGRWAGVCGHTWGPREAQVVCRYLGCGTPLDAPGDAPGDAPGDAPEGAPGATPEGAPGATPGAAPGAAPGQVWLEQVSCKGTESDLRQCRAGPWRERTCARGGVANVTCSGWALATPPQVRLADGPGACAGRVEVLHLGRWGTVCDDGWAFPAAAVVCRYLGCGQVIAAPARARFGPGRGPVWLDRLTCTGEEAAPHECRHRGWGVHSCQHSEDAGVVCAGSGLADLVHLRLAGGPHRCAGRLQVRHEGRWGGVCGLTWALPAARVACRYLGCGPALRAAQVSVPRDELTWVESLRCEGGEGNLLECQVRAWGAPPCPHAAVTCAEPGVSLPEPGVSPAPSGEPQVSPGAAPPPSGATPEPPGEHLTPPGVPTGVTPEPSGEPEEGQVRLAGGPHRCAGRVEVFHAGRWGTVCDDTWDLADAAVTCRQVRCGPALWAPGAAQFGEGAGPVWLDGLRCAGSEAHLAQCPGHTWGTHTCNHAEDAGAACAASAVPAPPQVRLSGAPDRCAGRVEVLHAHLWGTVCDDAWGPRQAQVLCAHLGCGPALEAPGAARYGRGEGPIWLDDVTCTGEEPDFFRCAHRTWGENNCHHGEDAGVVCAGNSSSGEVRLAAGPHLCAGRVEVLHEGRWGTVCDHGWDLSDAQVVCRQVRCGPALAAPGGARFGRGSGQVWLSELTCAGSERHLGHCPAPPWGSNTCGHERDAAVECAAPPPTPSPVPAAPGAPLQVRLAGGPHRCAGRVEVFHAGRWGTVCDDTWDLRPARVTCRQVRCGPALGAPGRARFGPGAGPVWLDQVRCSGEELTLDRCERQPWGEHDCGHEEDAGVVCAGEHGTGADPPQVRLRGGPGPCAGQVQVLLQRTWLQVCGLTWGLPEAQVLCRQLGCGPALGAPVGPHLPGAGPHLAGLTCDGSESQLQECLREGAGPSTCTGGAAQVRCALPAGAAPTCAYLVALLVLLTSLGGALLWLTLRARCVPAHLDAPRAPGAIYLPRRDSPGEAEELQLMDDAP is encoded by the exons GTGAGCCCGAGGAGGGCCAGGTGCGCCTGGCCGGGGGCCCGCACAGGTGCGCGGGGCGCGTCGAGGTGTTCCACGCGGGCAGGTGGGGCACGGTGTGCGACGACACCTGGGACCTGGCGGACGCGGCCGTCACCTGCCGCCAGGTGCGCTGCGGCCCCGCCCTGTGGGCGCCGGGCGCGGCGCAGTTCGGGCGTGGCTCAGGTGCGATCTGGCTGGACCAGACCAACTGCAGCGGCAGCGAGGCGCACCTGGCCCAGTGCCCCGCCCACACCTGGGGCCGCAACGACTGCCAGCACGGGGGAGGACGCCGGCGCCGTGTGcgcag ACTCGCTGGAGCCGGAGCCGCCCTCACCTGCGCCTGGCCGGGGGCCGGCACCGCTGCGCGGGGGAGGGTGGAGCTGCTGCACCTGGGCAGGTGGGCCGGGGTCTGCGGGCACACCTGGGGCCCGCGGGAGGCTCAGGTGGTCTGCAGGTACCTGGGCTGCGGGACCCCCCTGGACGCACCTGGGGACGCACCTGGGGACGCACCTGGGGACGCACCTGAGGGTGCACCTGGGGCCACACCTGAGGGTGCACCTGGGGCCACACCTGGGGCCGCACCTGGGGCCGCACCTGGCCAGGTGTGGCTGGAACAGGTGAGCTGCAAAGGCACCGAGAGCGACCTGAGGCAGTGCAGGGCGGGGCCCTGGCGGGAGCGCACCTGTGCCCGGGGGGGCGTGGCCAACGTGACGTGCTCAG GCTGGGCGCTGGCCACGCCCCCTCAGGTGCGCCTGGCGGACGGGCCAGGTGCGTGCGCGGGCCGGGTggaggtgctgcacctgggcagGTGGGGCACGGTGTGCGACGACGGCTGGGCCttccccgccgccgccgtcgTCTGCCGCTACCTGGGCTGCGGGCAGGTGATcgcggcccccgcc cgcgcgcgcttcgggcccggccgcggccccgtCTGGCTGGACAGgctcacctgcacaggtgaggagGCCGCGCCCCACGAGTGCCGCCACAGAGGGTGGGGAGtgcacagctgccagcacagcgAGGACGCCGGCGTCGTGTGCGCAG GTTCGGGCCTGGCCGACCTGGTTCACCTGCGCCTGGCCGGGGGCCCGCACAGGTGCGCCGGCCGCCTGCAGGTGCGGCACGAGGGGCGCTGGGGCGGGGTCTGCGGCCTCACCTGGGCGCTGCCCGCCGCGCGCGTCGCCTGCCGCTACCTGGGCTGCGGCCCCGCCCTCCGCGCCGCCCAGGTGAGCGTGCCCCGCGACGAGCTCACCTGGGTGGAGTCGCTCAGGTGCGAGGGCGGCGAGGGGAACCTGCTGGAGTGCCAGGTGAGGGCCTGGGGCGCCCCCCCCTGCCCGCACGCCGCCGTCACCTGCGCCGAGCCAG gtgtgtccctgccTGAGCCAGGTGTGAGCCCGGCACCCTCAGGTGagccccaggtgtccccag GTGCAGCCCCGCCGCCCTCAGGTGCGACCCCGGAACCCCCAG GTGAGCACCTGACACCCCCAG GAGTGCCCACAGGTGTGACCCCGGAACCCTCAG GTGAGCCCGAGGAGGGCCAGGTGCGCCTGGCCGGGGGCCCGCACAGGTGCGCGGGGCGCGTCGAGGTGTTCCACGCGGGCAGGTGGGGCACGGTGTGCGACGACACCTGGGACCTGGCGGACGCGGCCGTCACCTGCCGCCAGGTGCGCTGCGGCCCCGCCCTGTGGGCGCCGGGCGCGGCGCAGTTCGgcgagggggcggggccggtGTGGCTGGACGGGCTCAGGTGCGCCGGCAGCGAGGCTCACCTGGCCCAGTGCCCcgggcacacctgggggacGCACACCTGCAACCACGCCGAGGACGCCGGCGCCGCGTGCGCAG CCTCGGCGGTGCCGGCCCCGCCCCAGGTGCGCCTCTCAGGTGCGCCCGACAGGTGCGCGGGGCGGGTGGAGGTGCTGCACGCGCACCTGTGGGGCACCGTGTGCGACGACGCCTGGGGCCCGCGGCAGGCGCAGGTGCTCTGCGCTCACCTGGGCTGCGGCCCCGCCCTGGAGGCGCCGGGCGCGGCCAGGTACGGCCGGGGGGAGGGGCCCATCTGGCTCGATGACGTCACCTGCACGGGGGAGGAGCCCGACTTCTTCAGGTGCGCCCACCGCACCTGGGGGGAGAACAACTGCCACCACGGCGAGGACGCGGGCGTGGTGTGCGCAG GTAACTCGAGCTCAGGTGAGGTGCGGCTGGCGGCCGGGCCGCACCTGTGCGCAGGTAGGGTGGAGGTGCTGCACGAGGGGCGCTGGGGCACCGTGTGCGACCACGGCTGGGACCTGAGCGACgcccag GTGGTGTGCCGCCAGGTGCGCTGCGGGCCGGCGCTggcggccccgggcggggcgCGCTTCGGGCGGGGCTCGGGCCAGGTGTGGCTGAGCGAGCTCACCTGCGCGGGCAGCGAGCGGCACCTGGGGCACTGCCCCGCCCCCCCCTGGGGCAGCAACACCTGCGGGCACGAACGCGACGCGGCGGTGGAGTGCGCAG ccccgccccCCACGCCCTCACCTGTCCCGGCGGCTCCGGGGGCGCCTCTCCAGGTGCGCCTGGCC GGGGGCCCGCACAGGTGCGCGGGGCGCGTCGAGGTGTTCCACGCGGGCAGGTGGGGCACGGTGTGCGACGACACCTGGGACCTG CGGCCCGCGCGGGTCACCTGCCGCCAGGTGCGCTGCGGCCCCGCCCTGGGCGCGCCCGGCCGCGCCCGCTTCGGGCCCGGCGCCGGCCCCGTGTGGCTGGACCAGGTGCGCTGCTCAGGTGAGGAGCTCACCTTGGACAGGTGCGAGCGGCAGCCCTGG GGGGAGCACGACTGCGGGCACGAGGAGGACGCGGGCGTGGTGTGCGCAGGTGAGCACggcacag gtgCCGACCCCCCCCAGGTGCGGctgcggggcggccccgggccctgcGCGGGGCaggtgcaggtgctgctgcagcgcACCTGGCTGCAGGTGTGCGGCCTCACCTGGGGGCTGCCCGAGGCGCAGGTGCTGTGCCGGCAGCTGGGCTGCGGCCCCGCCCTCGGCGCACCTGTGGGGCCGCACCTGCCCGGGGCGGGGCCTCACCTGGCCGGGCTCACCTGCGACGGCTCCGAGTCGCAGCTGCAGGAGTGCCTgcgggagggggcggggccgagCACCTGCACAGGTGGGGCGGCGCAGGTGCGCTGCGCCCTGCCCGCAG GTGCGGCCCCCACCTGCGCATACCTGGTGgcgctgctggtgctgctgacgTCGCTGGGCGGGGCCCTGCTCTGGCTCACCTTGCGggccaggtgtgtcccag ctcACCTGGACGCCCCGAGGGCCCCCGGCGCCATTTACCTGCCCAGGAGGGACTCACCTGGCGAGGccgaggagctgcagctgatggACGACGCCCCCTGA
- the LOC128802688 gene encoding uncharacterized protein LOC128802688: MEFGPQNSSRNSWTATPEPQVRGLITCEPGQVWEPKNRLWTSKRCSSNTWTVTPEPQVWGLQNCTPGQVWTPKMEFGPQNCSRNTWTATPEPQVRGLITCEPGQVWEPKNLLWNPKRCSRNTWTATPEPQVWGLQNCTPGQVWTPKISCGLQNCSSNTWTATPEPQVWELQNCTPGQMWTPKISCGLRNCSSNTWTATPEPQVRGS; the protein is encoded by the exons ATGGAGTTTGGACCCCAAAatagcagcaggaacagctggactGCGACACCTGAGCCCCAGGTGAGGGGACTCATTACCTGTGAGCCTGGACAG GTGTGGGAACCCAAAAATCGCCTGTGGACCTCAAAAAGGTGCAGCAGCAACACCTGGACTGTGACACCTGAGCCCCAGGTGTGGGGACTCCAGAACtgcacacctggacag GTGTGGACCCCAAAAATGGAGTTTGGaccccaaaactgcagcaggaacaccTGGACTGCGACACCTGAGCCTCAG GTGAGGGGACTCATTACCTGTGAGCCCGGACAG gtgtggGAACCCAAAAATCTCCTGTGGAACCCAAAAAGGTGCAGCAGGAACACCTGGACTGCAACACCTGAGCCTCAGGTGTGGGGACTCCAGAactgcacacctgggcaggtgtggACTCCAAAAATCTCCTGTGGACtccaaaactgcagcagcaacacCTGGACTGCAACACCTGAACCTCAG gtgtggGAACTCCAGAACtgcacacctggacag ATGTGGACTCCAAAAATCTCCTGTGGGCTCCgaaactgcagcagcaacacCTGGACTGCAACACCTGAGCCCCAG GTGAGGGGATCCTGA
- the LOC128802681 gene encoding zinc finger protein 436-like, with protein MEGLRGRDPPFAQVIPHLSEEEEEEEEEQPGEEEEGPGEEGTGEEPGEEEDAGEEEDPGEEEEPGEEEDPGDEDPGDEDAGEEEDPGDEDAGDDEDPGDEDAGEGNPGDDDDDPEPGAARQVRPSPGDPSTSRLRRPRLYLRPRPAVEEPGPSHLQAPWDHPGAPGAASPEPGAPAFVQLIDERGVYSTAKLVLGGRSGAPGAPGEEDDEDEEERRAPPEEEEEEEEELPAHLEIRQVIVAEKPFQCPVCHKGFKRTWELLSHQVVHTEARPYTCHLCRATFKRHSDFKSHGLVHTEERPHRCDLCGKRFKRSSNLQEHRRIHSGERPFTCPRCAKGFKTPYERQRHALTHLAAEKPFRCGECGKDFPAANALLLHRRHRCQDKPHTCGVCGKRFTYGHSLKVHERVHTGDRPFRCALCGKAFKQSNALASHERVHTGERPFACRTCGKAFKQSSYLAIHQRAHTGERPYRCEACGKAFARPSLLLQHRRVHSQVRPHQCGHCHKFFKDLAYLAVHEKVHTGETPYKCGVCAKGFAHPSNLLQHQRVHRDT; from the exons ATggaggggctgcggggccgggaCCCCCCCTTTGCCCAGGTGATCCCTCACCTgtccgaggaggaggaggaggaggaggaggagcagccaggtgaggaggaggaagggccaGGTGAGGAAGGAACTGGTGAAGAAccaggtgaggaggaagatgcaggtgaggaggaagatccaggtgaggaggaagaacCAG GTGAGGAAGAAGACCCAGGTGATGAAGACCCAGGTGATGAAGATGCAGGTGAGGAAGAAGACCCAGGTGATGAAGATGCAGGTGATGATGAAGACCCAGGTGATGAAGATGCAGGTGAAGGGAACCCAGGTGACGACGACGACGACCCCGAGCCAGGTGCGGCCCGCCAGGTGCGCCCCTCTCCAGGTGACCCCTCCACCTCCCGCCTCCGCCGGCCCCGCCTTTACCTGCGGCCACGCCCAGCCGTGGAAGAGCCCGGCCCCTCCCACCTGCAGGCGCCCTGGGACCACCCAGGTGCGCCGGGGGCCGCCTCACCTGAGCCAGGTGCGCCGGCCTTCGTGCAGCTCATCGACGAGCGCGGCGTCTACTCCACGGCCAAGCTGGTGCTGGGCGGCCGCTCAGGTGCGCCAGGTGCGCCAGGTGAGGAGGACGACGAGGACGAAGAAGAGCGCCGAGCCCCGCccgaggaggaagaggaggaggaggaagagctccCCGCTCACCTGGAGATCCGCCAGGTGATCGTGGCCGAGAAGCCCTTCCAGTGCCCCGTGTGCCACAAGGGCTTCAAGCgcacctgggagctgctgagccacCAGGTGGTGCACACCGAGGCGCGGCCCTACACCTGCCACCTGTGCCGCGCCACCTTCAAGCGCCACTCGGACTTCAAGAGCCACGGGCTGGTGCACACGGAGGAGCGGCCGCACAGGTGCGACCTGTGCGGGAAGCGCTTCAAGCGCTCCTCCAACCTGCAGGAGCACCGCCGCATCCACAGCGGCGAGCGCCCCttcacctgccccaggtgcgCCAAGGGCTTCAAGACGCCCTACGAGCGCCAGCGCCACGCCCTGACCCACCTGGCGGCCGAGAAGCCCTTCAGGTGCGGCGAGTGCGGCAAGGATTTCCCGGCGGCCAACGCGCTGCTGCTGCACCGGCGGCACAGGTGCCAGGACAAGCCGCACACCTGCGGCGTCTGCGGGAAGCGCTTCACCTACGGCCACTCCCTGAAGGTGCACGAGCGCGTGCACACGGGCGACCGGCCCTTCAGGTGCGCGCTCTGCGGCAAGGCCTTCAAGCAGAGCAACGCGCTGGCCTCGCACGAGCGCGTGCACACAGGTGAGCGCCCCTTCGCCTGCCGCACCTGCGGCAAGGCCTTCAAGCAGTCGTCCTACCTGGCCATCCACCAGCGGGCGCACACGGGCGAGCGGCCCTACAGGTGCGAGGCGTGCGGCAAGGCGTTCGCCCGGCCctcgctgctgctgcagcaccggCGCGTGCACAGCCAGGTGAGGCCGCACCAGTGCGGCCACTGCCACAAGTTCTTCAAGGACCTGGCGTACCTGGCCGTGCACGAGAAGGTGCACACAGGTGAGACGCCCTACAAGTGCGGCGTGTGCGCCAAGGGCTTCGCGCACCCCTCcaacctgctgcagcaccagcgCGTGCACCGCGACACCTGA